A genomic segment from Diadema setosum chromosome 11, eeDiaSeto1, whole genome shotgun sequence encodes:
- the LOC140234677 gene encoding fucose-1-phosphate guanylyltransferase-like isoform X1, which translates to MAQKRAAIEQLIKKATEAKIKKFEAIRGKQAINFPYWDIVVITAADADQLTAYNLQLKQKLARQQLPLGIKYHVLKDPGDCKIGPGGSMMAALSWLQTIYNQTLFKKRVLFIPAGGFSQRLPSASLLGKIFTAVPCGKPIFQMLELILAMYIDLPVHMESGGIFLACADTIILYDSTVGVEWSFDKPGITAFGHPAPIEVGTTHGVFLLPEDKELSHIHIVECEEFLHKRSADNLREKGALLRQSCRETLGIVDDYVLVDSSYFMDWETAKKLIDFYEEKSPLTCEIDSHGDFLHGLGNCGSSSYINDTSNVHIKTDELLSMRREVFRLLQGTPLHVLVLPHSRFYHIGTTQELLHHYCNNWSLANELDLSKDTFNRSVQPESSSSGSQGKPRKACIMNSYILSHTDTSSDCVVEYCTIKSPCTLSEGCIVSNCVIQASNPSDHVVIPPYTFFHTASVTLHENTTQYVTIFFNIRDNLKGSVSQAQAAQLPFLNKSFQDIFRNDITKAIEAIFPPGVGCCLWNAKLFPALPTMEKSFQAAMTFLTKAQVDSQSPLPSMAVENLSMADVLQYKDIESMLDYRKQLYSHIMQA; encoded by the exons ATGGCACAAAAACGGGCGGCTATCGAGCAGCTCATCAAAAAGGCGACGGAGGCGAAAATTAAGAAATTTGAAGCGATCAGAG GAAAGCAGGCAATCAATTTTCCCTACTGGGACATCGTGGTCATCACAGCAGCTGATGCTGACCAGCTGACCGCTTACAACCTGCAACTCAAGCAAAAGTTGGCACGACAGCAGCTACCCCTGGGTATCAAGTACCATGTCCTGAAAGATCCAGGCGACTGCAAAATTG GTCCAGGAGGCTCAATGATGGCTGCGCTGTCATGGCTCCAGACAATTTACAACCAGACCCTCTTCAAGAAGAGAGTCCTCTTCATTCCAGCCGGTGGGTTCAGCCAGCGTCTACCGAGTGCCAGCCTGTTGGGTAAGATCTTCACAGCAGTGCCGTGTGGGAAGCCAATCTTCCAGATGCTGGAGCTGATTTTGGCCATGTACATTGATCTTCCTGTACACATGGAGTCCGGAGGCATCTTCCTAGCCTGTGCAGACACCATCATCCTCTATGACAGCACAGTTGGAGTGGAGTGGTCCTTTGATAAGCCAGGAATCACTGCCTTCGGGCATCCTGCACCCATTGAAGTTGGAACGACCCATGGTGTGTTCCTCCTGCCAGAGGACAAGGAGCTGTCTCACATCCACATAGTGGAGTGTGAGGAGTTCCTGCATAAAAGGTCTGCTGACAACCTGCGAGAGAAGGGAGCACTGCTTCGGCAATCTTGTCGAGAAACGCTTGGCATTGTGGATGATTATGTGCTGGTCGACAGCAGCTATTTCATGGACTGGGAGACGGCCAAGAAGCTCATTGATTTCTATGAGGAGAAATCCCCTCTCACATGCGAAATAGACTCCCACGGAGACTTCCTGCATGGACTAGGAAATTGTGGCAGCAGTTCTTACATCAATGACACTTCcaatgtacacattaaaacTGATGAGCTGTTGTCCATGCGACGGGAGGTCTTCAGACTTCTTCAAGGTACCCCACTGCATGTCCTGGTGCTTCCACACTCAAGATTCTACCACATTGGTACAACGCAGGAACTCCTGCATCACTACTGCAATAACTGGAGCCTGGCAAATGAGCTTGATCTCAGCAAGGACACCTTCAACAGGTCAGTCCAACCCGAAAGCAGCTCCAGTGGATCCCAGGGAAAGCCCAGGAAGGCTTGTATCATGAACAGTTATATCCTCAGCCACACAGACACAAGCAGCGACTGTGTGGTGGAATACTGTACCATTAAGTCACCTTGCACACTGTCTGAAGGGTGTATTGTTAGTAATTGTGTCATCCAGGCCAGCAACCCCAGCGACCATGTGGTCATCCCGCCTTACACGTTCTTTCACACTGCCTCAGTCACGTTGCATGAGAACACCACTCAGTACGTCACCATCTTCTTCAACATCCGCGACAACCTCAAGGGATCTGTCTCGCAAGCCCAAGCCGCACAGCTCCCCTTCTTAAACAAGAGTTTTCAGGACATCTTCAGGAACGACATCACCAAAGCGATAGAGGCGATCTTCCCACCTGGTGTTGGGTGCTGCCTCTGGAATGCTAAGCTATTCCCTGCTTTGCCCACCATGGAAAAGTCCTTCCAGGCCGCTATGACCTTTTTGACCAAGGCCCAGGTCGACAGCCAATCACCTCTTCCCAGCATGGCTGTAGAAAACCTGTCAATGGCAGATGTCTTACAATACAAAGACATCGAGTCAATGCTCGACTATCGAAAACAGCTGTACTCACACATCATGCAGGCCTAG
- the LOC140234677 gene encoding fucose-1-phosphate guanylyltransferase-like isoform X2: MMAALSWLQTIYNQTLFKKRVLFIPAGGFSQRLPSASLLGKIFTAVPCGKPIFQMLELILAMYIDLPVHMESGGIFLACADTIILYDSTVGVEWSFDKPGITAFGHPAPIEVGTTHGVFLLPEDKELSHIHIVECEEFLHKRSADNLREKGALLRQSCRETLGIVDDYVLVDSSYFMDWETAKKLIDFYEEKSPLTCEIDSHGDFLHGLGNCGSSSYINDTSNVHIKTDELLSMRREVFRLLQGTPLHVLVLPHSRFYHIGTTQELLHHYCNNWSLANELDLSKDTFNRSVQPESSSSGSQGKPRKACIMNSYILSHTDTSSDCVVEYCTIKSPCTLSEGCIVSNCVIQASNPSDHVVIPPYTFFHTASVTLHENTTQYVTIFFNIRDNLKGSVSQAQAAQLPFLNKSFQDIFRNDITKAIEAIFPPGVGCCLWNAKLFPALPTMEKSFQAAMTFLTKAQVDSQSPLPSMAVENLSMADVLQYKDIESMLDYRKQLYSHIMQA; encoded by the coding sequence ATGATGGCTGCGCTGTCATGGCTCCAGACAATTTACAACCAGACCCTCTTCAAGAAGAGAGTCCTCTTCATTCCAGCCGGTGGGTTCAGCCAGCGTCTACCGAGTGCCAGCCTGTTGGGTAAGATCTTCACAGCAGTGCCGTGTGGGAAGCCAATCTTCCAGATGCTGGAGCTGATTTTGGCCATGTACATTGATCTTCCTGTACACATGGAGTCCGGAGGCATCTTCCTAGCCTGTGCAGACACCATCATCCTCTATGACAGCACAGTTGGAGTGGAGTGGTCCTTTGATAAGCCAGGAATCACTGCCTTCGGGCATCCTGCACCCATTGAAGTTGGAACGACCCATGGTGTGTTCCTCCTGCCAGAGGACAAGGAGCTGTCTCACATCCACATAGTGGAGTGTGAGGAGTTCCTGCATAAAAGGTCTGCTGACAACCTGCGAGAGAAGGGAGCACTGCTTCGGCAATCTTGTCGAGAAACGCTTGGCATTGTGGATGATTATGTGCTGGTCGACAGCAGCTATTTCATGGACTGGGAGACGGCCAAGAAGCTCATTGATTTCTATGAGGAGAAATCCCCTCTCACATGCGAAATAGACTCCCACGGAGACTTCCTGCATGGACTAGGAAATTGTGGCAGCAGTTCTTACATCAATGACACTTCcaatgtacacattaaaacTGATGAGCTGTTGTCCATGCGACGGGAGGTCTTCAGACTTCTTCAAGGTACCCCACTGCATGTCCTGGTGCTTCCACACTCAAGATTCTACCACATTGGTACAACGCAGGAACTCCTGCATCACTACTGCAATAACTGGAGCCTGGCAAATGAGCTTGATCTCAGCAAGGACACCTTCAACAGGTCAGTCCAACCCGAAAGCAGCTCCAGTGGATCCCAGGGAAAGCCCAGGAAGGCTTGTATCATGAACAGTTATATCCTCAGCCACACAGACACAAGCAGCGACTGTGTGGTGGAATACTGTACCATTAAGTCACCTTGCACACTGTCTGAAGGGTGTATTGTTAGTAATTGTGTCATCCAGGCCAGCAACCCCAGCGACCATGTGGTCATCCCGCCTTACACGTTCTTTCACACTGCCTCAGTCACGTTGCATGAGAACACCACTCAGTACGTCACCATCTTCTTCAACATCCGCGACAACCTCAAGGGATCTGTCTCGCAAGCCCAAGCCGCACAGCTCCCCTTCTTAAACAAGAGTTTTCAGGACATCTTCAGGAACGACATCACCAAAGCGATAGAGGCGATCTTCCCACCTGGTGTTGGGTGCTGCCTCTGGAATGCTAAGCTATTCCCTGCTTTGCCCACCATGGAAAAGTCCTTCCAGGCCGCTATGACCTTTTTGACCAAGGCCCAGGTCGACAGCCAATCACCTCTTCCCAGCATGGCTGTAGAAAACCTGTCAATGGCAGATGTCTTACAATACAAAGACATCGAGTCAATGCTCGACTATCGAAAACAGCTGTACTCACACATCATGCAGGCCTAG